ctgACCTTACATTATACAATCTGTTCTGATGCAGGATACAAAATTTACTAAGTAAAGGCATATTAATTAAGTAAGTTTAactaaaacaaaatgatttttctaTAAGGTAACATCTGTTAGTGTGTGAAAATTTAAGTTAAGGACTGAGAGAATAGAGTGTCAGTGCAAATCTGGGTCATAGGACTGAAACTGATAATATACCAAAAATGCTAGTCACCGATTAAAAGAAGACCAAATGTTTAATACACATGTTTGGTGAAGTTTGTGAAAGTATTCATTCCTGAGAGAGGATATCTAGGTATACAGCATTAACTAAAATTCAGGGAAAGCAGAGTGAGATTAATATGAAACacaaatattccatttttataaGAGCTTTAATTAAAAGGACTCAGAACACCAAATCTAGGCAAAGATATAAAGCAATCACCCACTGCTCTTGtgattgttctttaaaaattacttcctGTTGTGTGAGAAGACCTTGGCCCAGGGCTGGCATAATGAAAGTCCTTATCATGTTggaactgctgctgctacttgcTTCTTTGATGTGGATGTGTTCTGGGCAACAGCCGGTGTTGGTGGAATGCAGCCATTTTAATTTCCTTGCCATACCTAAAAGGGCACTGTTTTATGAATATGAAATTTTAACTCCTGAAGAATTATTTCTAGGGACTGGCTGTCCACCAACTCGAGTGCAACTTGAAGAATTACACTTTCATTATCCCATTGATTTCTGTGGAATTCTGAAACAGGTTTTCTTTGATGGAGTTGTCATTCATTCCTGGCTTACCTATAAACCAAGGTTTAGATTACTTGTTGCTCAAATCCACTTGGAGTGTGTGGTTCCCAACTCCTATACGATCCCAAATAAGATTGAAGTGAATATTCCTGCTCAACACTGGTTCTTGGTACAGAACAGAATGAGCGTAACATGTGGCTCTCCCCACTTCAGAGATAACTGGTCAACACCTTACAAGTCAAGCAATAGCTCTTTCCAGCTGCCTTCAAATCTGTCCCTCGATCATTGCATTTTATAATTTCTGTCCATGGACACTCTCAGCAACATACAGTATCCCACCTTCTTAAAGTGAtgtgacattttattttaatatatatgcatgttttaaACTCATTTTAATCTGTTGTAATCCCTTTTATGATACCTTTGAGATGGCATCAATGATTTTAGCATTCTGTGAATCCACAGATCttaataaaatgatattttatagtaaaaagaattatttctcaGTACCAATTCAGGCTTCATTTATTACTACCCCTGTAGTCCAATACTTGCAATTATTAAGAATATATTCAAGAAAATGAGATTATAACTCTTCATTTTATGAGAAAATGATACAATAGAATATCACACATAATCAAAAATTATGTTACTGATAAACATAATAATATAGATGAATGCCAAAAAATTGAAGGTTGAATGGGGCAGGCCAGAAACAAAGATGCATCTATTGTTGTGTAGACACATTTTAGTGCTATGAGAAATCTTTAAAACTTCATGAGAAATTCATATTATGATAAAACCATGCATAGGTTTCccaaaaatacatcaaaataaatgtatcttttaatgaTATTTTCCACAAATTCAAAAAAAACCAATAGCAATAtattaaagtttcatttattggTTTAagagacagatgtacagagaggaagattgtatACCCACTGATACACTCCTCAAATTTCCCTAATGGTCATGCCTGAAGCCTGGATTTGGAAACTGAATCCAAATTTCCCATCTGAAACACAGAGAaccaagtacctgaaccatcacctgctatcttCCAGGGAGCACATTAGTGAGCTTTAATCAAAAGCAAAGCTGAGCTTTGGGCCTAGGATGCTATATCCTAGGCAATATCTTAATCACTATGTCACATGCTCACCTCaatcttctacaaacttttaaaagcatccttgttaagtattttttaaagatttattcttttttattgcaaagtcagatatacagagaggaggagagatagcgaggaagatcttccatctgaagaatcactccccaagtgagcgcaacggccagtgctgcactgatccggagccaagagccaggaacttcctccaggtctcccacatgggtgcagaaacccaaagcattgggccatcctcaactgctttcccaggccacaagcagggagctggatgggaagtggagctgctgggactagaactggcacacatatgggatcttggcgcattcaaggtgaggacttaagccgcttgGCCGTGGCGTAGGGCCCCATCCTTGTTAAGTGTTAAATATACTGCTTGAAGTTATTTGACACCAAAAATATATATGGGACACGCCAAAAGCATGTATGTAACAATGTATATACAACAAATTGTATATATAACCAGTTGTCAAATATGCAAAGCGGTTGAAAGAGTTTCATTAACTAGGAAGTGATACATACTGTACCAGTTAATGGTTAATTGGAGCTACACATTCGCAAGTATTTTTATCTTTGTATGTAAGACTTTTACACTATATTGTGTATATTATTTTACATTACATAGTTGTCTAAAGCAGGGAAATTTGAAAATTATAGATATGAATTCTATCAGTCTAAAGTCAGTTCTCATACTGTTGGGAGGAGCATGGCTTCCAAAGCTAGTGGTCTTTCTTTCaaattcatgcagttttccaATTACTCTTCCTCTTATACCAGCTCTCTCAGATTATGCGccttctcttttccctttctccttttataATCCAAAGTTACTCATGTAATTATTTGAATTTCCAAATGAAAGACTTAGCCATTGAATTTTGACAATGATTTATAGTTCATAATGGCTTCTATTTTAACAAGCTATTAAAAAGTTATCCCTAAAGAGATTGTGTGTATGACCTTTCACCTGGAAATACCAAATGGAACAGAAGACATGAGAATaatagtttgttttttaaaaggtaaaaggTAAGCCTATTGCTGTCCTTATTGTATCATTTGATTATCTATATAGGTGGGTAAAAcactaaatttaaaatgtaacaacTTTTTATTGATCAATTCTTTTTCCACAAATATAATGCATTTATGCTGttaacttacacacacacacacacgttcatgAAAGaccagaattaaaagacaaattgttcttggggccagcactggggcAGAGCGGAAAGTGAGTCAAAGCCACTGCATGCAACCCTAGAATCCCAGATgtgtgttggttcacttccaatccagcttctcgCTAACATtgctaatgttcttgggaaagGAGCACAAGTGCACTCAAGTCCCTGGCCCCtgaacccaaatgggagacaaAGATGAGGCTTCTTACTTTGGGCTTCAGCCTAGGTCAGCCTTGGTTTTTGTTGCCATTTTCTGAGTCAATCAGCACAGAGGTATCTCTCATTGtcgttctctttctcttccccttcctttatGTAACTGTAACTTCAAAGTAAACAcacaaatgttaacattttttgaaaattaacgtgctttttaaaattttatacattTCAAGGAATGGTTTCAAGACTCTTCCCATATTTATCTATGTGTAGATATATGATAATTTGTTTTCGCAAATGATTTGCAGTTAATAGCAACACATCTGTATAGTGCTAATGTCTCTAAATGCAATCAAACCTAGAAAATCAGGATTAAGCAGATTTAAGTGTCAACATGTACTAACAGATTGAACATACTTTCAGCAACCGGgtttcacatttgtttttattgttgcttCTTTTTATGGAATGCTTCACAAATCTGCCAGTCATTCTTGCACAGGGACCATGGCaccatttcaattttagtaaatGTGCCACGAAGGTAAGAAAATTCTCATTGTTTTTTAATCTCTTCATAGTCAAAGCAAAATAGCACCGGTAGAAGAGGGTAAATATCACCATTAATCAGAGATTATAGCATCTTTTATATGATTAAATATCAACATGTTACAAAATAGATTTATtcgttcatttgaaagagttacagaaagagtgtggaagaaatgaagaaagtaggagagagagatggagagggagagatatttttgcatctgctgtttaatccccaaatgaccacaatgaccagagatgggaccttctgaagccaggatccagaagcctcgtctgagtttcccacatagctgcaggggCCAAAGTAGGTGCAGGAGACTTGGTTCACtctctactgcttgcccaggtgcattagccagaagctggaacagctgggactcaaacaggagTCAACGTAAGATGCCAGCACctgaggcagtggctttacctactatgtcaCAGAACTGATTCGTCAGTAGATTCTTTTTGTATGTGATTTgctcttgagccatcacataAATGTTTGTTCTGGTAGTGACTGTTTAAAAAAAGTCtaagttcatgggaaattgatCTTGTGAAggtgataatggctcaagtacttgaagtccagccacccatgtgaaaaATCCAGATGTGCTTTTTGGTTCCTAGTTTTTAAATGCTCATTTGGGagtcagaaaacacagaaaagcagtATGCAACACCGAACTATGACACTGGAAGTCTGTATCGAGAATCATCACCAGCAAAATCAGAATCTAAGTGTTCAGTATCTGTGAAAAAGAATTTCTTGTTTTATTCCTCCTTTGCtactaagtttattttcattcaagtgccactttcctttcattttcttgcattttttctTGATTGTCCTTATCTGACTATTTTGGTTTCCTAAAGTTGGTCTCAATACTTGTCCATCATGATGCTTCAGTCACCACTGTCCAGTTTGTGCTCATTTCTGTCAGATGACATATTTTTAGTGCATATCTAAGCTTTATGTAAtgaattatgtatgtatatatatatatatatatatatatatacatatatctataaagAGAGAGAATACTTAGTATACTAAGTAACTGGGTATCACAACACTCAGGCTTCTGATGCTTCTCCTAAAACTTACTGTTTCTATCCTAAATAAGAAAGCTTAGAATACTACAGATAACTTATATTCCATGAGTTTTCACTTGACATATATGTAGAAATGGAAAGTGGAAATGGTGGTTGGTCTGTGTACAACATACTTTCTAGTAtcctatgaattttatttttgacacagTGGAAACCAGTTATCCAAtagtaaatattaatttttcaaaaacgATTTGGATGAATTCAGATATTGCTTAAGAGATAGCTGAGCCCTAATGATAGGAACTCTGTATCCACAAGATTATATCCCTTACCTCACAACCAAACTGTGTAACTGCACCACTACCTGAGCTGACAGCTATGAACCCAAGATGCAGGAGCACCTGGGAGTGTGCACCTGTTCACCTGACCATACTTGCACACTCCATTAACTTTTGGGAATAAgttactttccattttttttctaaaagttggGGGATTTAATCCAgtcaaaataaaagaagaagctAATTCTTGAGTccctattttctttattttgtgaaagaaaaaaaatgcttatacTTCCATAAATAGAAGCACCATCaaatgaagcaaataaaattatcattatatattcatattataataattataataatacattttttggTTCCTattagcttctttttttatttaacatattttattattatacctcaaataccaaaaatgataggagcaacatacaaagtaaaattataaagcagcttaacacataaagatagaaagattcttgaataataatacattttgatCAAGATCATTGCCATTTGAAATAAACATGAACCATTTTTATGTATTACTTAACAGAAACAGACACCTTGTataaaataataggaaaaatgCCAGTCACTTCACAAGATTTTTCTGTTTGGTCATGTTTTATGAGAATTTGCTCAGTCTAATAAAACTCTATGAGGAAGTGAGAGTGACTTTAAAATTCTGCAGTGCTATATTGAGAAGTAAAGAAGTCTTTGGAGAGACCTGTAAGTACAGCAAAGTttagttaattatttttatctaGCTCTTATTGTTATTCAATAGCAAATGAGTTACAGGTTAAGCCATCTTTAAACTTGTTGGTGAATTGAAGTTTAATAATATTTTGATACCTCATATTTCAATTCCAGAGggaaataaaataatcattttcatTCAAAACCTTCATAATGACTTGCTGAAAACTCTGATGAGGGCAGATGGAGGACATGGATAGGGATGGGATGATGTCATTTCTAGATTGTAGACTTCAGATCTAAGCGATGAACTACTAAGCTATTGTTTTACTGTTCATGTTAGTTAAAGGTGGTGACATTTTgataaattgttttcttttaattgtatttaaatCTCtcagaacaaaatttaaaaagcaacctTGTATCTAAAGGGGGGTGAAAACCGTATTTGGGAAATTatcatacaaaataataaaattctttgGATAGGTCACTGCTGTCATTATAAGTCCAAGCACTTTAATGTGCCCTTTACGAGCTGCCATAGTCTGGCTTCTGATTACTTCAGAATGCCCATCTATCATTAATTCTTTCTATTGTACTCTACAGCGCAGTCATATTGAACAAATGTCACAAAAACATTGCATTAACAAATGTATAAAGGCTTGCTAAAATAACTTTGGATAAGATCATTATCTTAGTTAAAAATACTAACTCCATTTAATGTAACTTAGAGAACATTAACTATTGATAAAGAAGCctgattttccttttcctttataattaaagcaaaaatctCTCCATTAGATTGGAGATATATTTGCTCTGTGCAAATGAATAAGCATTGAGACTGAGAAAGATTaaattatgtgtattttatatatatgtatatttttatatgtatatatgtatatatatgtattatatatgtatatatgcatatatgtataatatatgtatatatgtatatatacatatgtaggaTTTAATCTATGGACAAAATTGCATTAGTATTACAGTAAAACATGaattgaaaggaaaaacaaattatgAAAGTATTTCTAAATACACTGAAATGCATATCATAGGCAACATATGAAACAGCAAGCTATGTAAGTTTCAAGTAAgtagcttttaaataaatacatgagctTTGGTTTGTAAGCATTTAATCCAAAATTTAGATCTTGTTTCAAGGAataaaagttacttatttttgaCTTTATTATAGTGTAAAAATTCTACTGCATAAAGATACTTTGagaataaaatgaaacacaactaatgtaaattatatttgttgagcatataaaacataaaacatacCAGTATTTTAGTTTTACTGTTAAAATAAACACCCcaattaaaaatgggcaaaggctATGGGCAAATATATCACTAGGGAAGCCAAACAGATGGTAAATAGGTGTGTGAAAATACGCTAAACATAATTTGCCACTagggaaatgaaaattttttttttttggaaatgaaaattaaaacgaCCAGCTAACTATGCTGTATCTGGTACCCAGCTTTCACTGTCATTTTCACATAAgggattttttttacttttcctgtTGATTCTCTTGCCTTCCCTAGTTATATGGATATCTCACAAGAAGCAGTATCTTGGCTTTCCTAATATCTATTGTTATAGTTGATTCAAATTGTATAGCAGATTTAGAATattaatttataataataatatctcACTTGCAAATTTATTGAAGATGTTTTTATAACTCAATCATGATTCCTTATATAAATTGAAATACACATTGAAATCCCTAATAATTCTGAATGCATATTGCTTATTCATGCACAGATTTGTTATCAAATTTAGAAATCCTtcaataatactttaaaaaaattttaaatagaattaaaattaatattgtaattaaaaaactatgtattattgggcttggcagcgtggcctagtggctaaggtcctcgccttgatcccatatggctgctggttctaatcccggcagctccacttcctctctgtctctcctcctctcagtatatctgactttgtaataaaaataaaataaatctttaaaaaaaaaaaaaaaacaaaaaaaacaaaaaactatgtaTTATAGTAATAAGTAACTAGTAGTGTTTTATAATATGTTCACCTAAGTTATCAGTATAACATACTAATTTCAGTTATTTTACACTTTCAGAGTGCACTTATTATTTCTCATaattttgaagaattttaaaaatcacttgctCAATTGAAAAGCAGCATGTGTATGcctgcttgtatgtgtgtgtgtgtgagagagagagagaaagagagagagacggtGAGatagagggaaagggaaagagtaTTTATATTCCTTcttgcttcttcctcttccctaTCTTCTCCTCTCTTTTGTTTTGCCCAAGGTGTTACCTGTCTGATTTCGAATAGGTTCCTAGTCACTCAAACTTTTTTCCTTAAGCTATTTTTTCTATTGGCTGTTTCACTCTCACAGAAGGTTCTGTGCTTTaaagtagaattttatttttatccatgCATCTCCCCCACATCTTATTTTATTATCCTTAAGAACAGAGAAATATAGATACGGAAAATGAGGGGAATAAAGGGAAATATATAAataggaagagaggaaaggatcACTCCaagttatttttccatttttattatatatttttgacAAGAGGATCACtcaaat
The sequence above is a segment of the Ochotona princeps isolate mOchPri1 chromosome 4, mOchPri1.hap1, whole genome shotgun sequence genome. Coding sequences within it:
- the LOC101524342 gene encoding oocyte-secreted protein 3-like, with amino-acid sequence MKVLIMLELLLLLASLMWMCSGQQPVLVECSHFNFLAIPKRALFYEYEILTPEELFLGTGCPPTRVQLEELHFHYPIDFCGILKQVFFDGVVIHSWLTYKPRFRLLVAQIHLECVVPNSYTIPNKIEVNIPAQHWFLVQNRMSVTCGSPHFRDNWSTPYKSSNSSFQLPSNLSLDHCIL